The following proteins come from a genomic window of Proteiniphilum propionicum:
- a CDS encoding phage integrase SAM-like domain-containing protein: MANLNKVPKKTSALKYKNRNISVCLTRKYRNKDDVEAPIFWRVTYERRHKYYYSGFEFEIKEWDEFINRDLKKHKLTKQTLSNYLALSLKPAINALAEINEFSFEALDNILKKPLSETVNEAFQNKITALENEYKVGNASIYRTTLKALMRFKHYSLKKKKADKIQFIKTCIEQKHITIGSNVLTVEEEISFDEITPKFLNECEKFWEKTEVSYATMGIYMRTLRAIINNKDGDKPYIEGSKYPFGVNNGKYEIPAGGRKEIAMPIEDIWKIENFETDNAALATARDIFVFMFYCNGLNFGDLCRLTYKNIDAPRNEIIFERKKTLRKGEEPTYIYVPILPPMIEIINRQGNDSQEGYIFPFLNGIEPTENNENLIKRETRLKLEPINSSLKYIANELDLDPSLSTSYTRNSYITHLTSELFINPIVVRKMVGHSTKKDVTAGYVKLTPKKRREINMKLVNPKRTYNTVDAADVG, from the coding sequence ATGGCAAATCTAAACAAAGTACCTAAAAAAACAAGTGCTTTAAAGTACAAGAACAGAAATATATCGGTGTGTTTAACGAGAAAATACAGAAATAAAGATGACGTTGAAGCACCAATTTTTTGGCGAGTAACATACGAAAGAAGACATAAATACTATTATTCAGGTTTTGAATTTGAGATAAAAGAATGGGATGAATTCATTAATAGAGACTTGAAAAAACATAAACTTACAAAACAAACTCTAAGCAATTATTTAGCTCTATCATTAAAACCCGCAATTAACGCATTAGCTGAAATAAATGAGTTTTCATTTGAGGCATTAGATAATATCTTAAAAAAGCCTTTATCAGAAACAGTAAATGAAGCTTTTCAAAACAAGATAACAGCGTTAGAAAACGAATATAAAGTTGGAAATGCATCTATATATAGAACAACCTTAAAAGCTTTGATGAGATTCAAGCACTATTCTCTAAAAAAGAAAAAGGCTGATAAAATACAATTCATTAAAACCTGTATTGAACAAAAGCATATAACTATCGGAAGTAATGTACTAACTGTTGAAGAAGAAATATCCTTTGATGAGATAACACCTAAATTTTTAAATGAATGCGAGAAATTCTGGGAGAAAACAGAAGTTTCTTATGCAACCATGGGAATATATATGAGAACGTTAAGGGCAATAATCAACAATAAAGATGGGGATAAACCATATATTGAGGGTAGCAAATATCCATTTGGAGTAAATAACGGGAAGTACGAAATACCAGCAGGAGGCAGAAAAGAGATTGCAATGCCAATAGAAGATATATGGAAAATTGAGAATTTTGAGACAGATAATGCAGCCCTGGCAACAGCACGTGATATATTTGTATTTATGTTTTACTGCAATGGTCTTAATTTTGGAGACCTTTGCCGACTAACTTATAAGAATATTGATGCACCAAGAAATGAGATAATTTTTGAACGAAAAAAGACATTAAGAAAAGGAGAGGAACCAACTTATATTTATGTTCCTATTTTACCTCCAATGATTGAGATCATAAATAGACAAGGCAATGATTCACAAGAGGGATATATTTTCCCATTTTTAAATGGTATTGAGCCTACAGAAAATAATGAAAATTTAATAAAAAGAGAGACCAGACTGAAACTGGAACCAATAAACTCTTCACTTAAATATATAGCAAATGAACTTGATCTGGATCCAAGTTTATCGACATCGTATACAAGAAATAGCTATATAACACACCTTACAAGTGAGTTATTTATAAATCCAATTGTTGTTAGAAAGATGGTTGGTCATAGCACCAAGAAAGATGTTACTGCAGGTTACGTGAAATTGACTCCAAAGAAGAGGAGGGAGATAAATATGAAATTGGTGAATCCAAAAAGGACATACAATACAGTTGATGCTGCAGATGTAGGGTGA
- a CDS encoding restriction endonuclease subunit S — MGDIMEEKKNIPEIRFEGFVGEWEESFLDRVADVRDGTHASPKYLLQGHPFITSKNLKNGDISYEDINYISDIDFNEINKRSKVDINDILMGMIGTIGNIALIKKSPDFAIKNVALIKDTGKVYYLYLYYYFHINFLTKQLINGMDGGTQKFIALNKIRKLSVLLPSKTEQSQIGTFFQNLDKQITLEQQKHDKLVTLKKAMLEKMFPKEGASVPEIRFDGFEGEWIAIILKEISNITIGEFVIRTKQNPNSLYPVYNGGKSYTGFYDEYNNEGDKVLISARGANAGFVNIVTSRYWAGNSCYSVDLIDKNLFNTDFIYQFMKNNQNRLIDNQQAANIPSVSKSEVEKFVILSPIFEEQNQIATYFQNLDKLISLQQQKIDKLKNIKKACLDKMFV, encoded by the coding sequence ATGGGTGATATTATGGAAGAGAAAAAGAATATCCCTGAGATTAGATTTGAGGGGTTTGTGGGGGAGTGGGAAGAAAGTTTTTTGGATAGAGTTGCGGATGTAAGAGACGGCACACATGCCTCACCTAAATATCTTTTACAAGGACATCCTTTTATCACATCAAAAAACTTAAAAAATGGTGACATCAGTTATGAAGATATTAATTATATAAGTGATATAGATTTTAATGAAATTAATAAACGATCTAAAGTAGATATAAATGACATATTAATGGGAATGATAGGGACAATTGGAAACATTGCTCTTATAAAGAAAAGTCCAGATTTTGCAATTAAAAATGTTGCACTAATTAAAGATACAGGGAAAGTTTATTATTTATATTTATATTATTATTTCCATATTAATTTTTTAACGAAACAGTTAATAAATGGCATGGATGGAGGAACGCAAAAGTTTATAGCATTGAATAAAATTAGAAAGTTATCTGTTCTATTACCTTCCAAAACAGAACAATCCCAAATCGGCACCTTCTTCCAAAACCTCGACAAGCAAATCACCCTTGAACAACAAAAGCACGATAAGTTAGTAACACTCAAAAAAGCAATGCTTGAAAAGATGTTCCCAAAAGAGGGTGCAAGTGTTCCGGAAATTAGGTTTGATGGGTTTGAGGGGGAGTGGATAGCAATAATATTAAAAGAGATTTCTAATATTACGATTGGTGAGTTTGTAATTAGAACAAAACAAAATCCCAACTCCTTATATCCTGTGTACAACGGTGGAAAATCCTATACAGGTTTTTATGACGAATATAATAACGAAGGTGACAAGGTACTTATAAGTGCAAGAGGAGCTAATGCCGGTTTTGTTAATATTGTAACAAGCCGATATTGGGCAGGAAATAGTTGCTACTCCGTGGATTTGATTGATAAGAACTTATTTAATACTGACTTTATTTATCAGTTTATGAAAAATAATCAAAATAGGCTGATTGACAATCAACAAGCTGCTAATATTCCTTCGGTGTCTAAATCTGAAGTAGAAAAATTTGTTATTTTATCTCCTATATTTGAAGAGCAAAATCAAATAGCTACTTATTTCCAGAATCTCGATAAGCTTATCTCCCTTCAACAACAAAAAATAGATAAACTCAAAAATATAAAGAAGGCTTGTTTGGATAAGATGTTTGTATAG
- a CDS encoding lysozyme family protein — translation MDKGLFFKVISKTLFFGRLTPHQKRGVETKLTAFDIYDIVDDRWRAYMLATVLHETGGEMQPVEEVGKGAGRPYGKKIKHDRTVYTFPDRLYYGRGDVQLTWYENYELMGKLLNYPLLKYPELALEPEISARIMIEGMTRGISNRGDFTGVSLENYFNNHKEDPINARRIVNGLDRASLIAKYYRLFLNAIRISKK, via the coding sequence ATGGATAAAGGTTTGTTTTTTAAGGTAATCTCAAAAACTCTCTTTTTTGGCAGGCTTACGCCTCATCAAAAAAGAGGTGTAGAAACTAAACTAACAGCTTTTGATATTTATGATATTGTTGATGATCGATGGAGAGCTTATATGCTTGCCACTGTATTACACGAAACAGGAGGTGAAATGCAGCCGGTTGAGGAAGTCGGAAAAGGTGCCGGCAGACCTTATGGAAAAAAAATTAAACATGATCGCACGGTATACACTTTCCCGGATAGGCTTTATTATGGTCGTGGTGATGTACAACTCACATGGTACGAGAACTACGAGTTGATGGGTAAACTTTTGAATTACCCATTATTGAAATATCCTGAATTAGCACTGGAACCTGAAATTTCTGCGAGAATTATGATTGAAGGTATGACTCGCGGTATTTCTAATCGTGGCGACTTCACCGGTGTTTCTCTTGAAAACTATTTCAATAATCATAAGGAGGATCCTATTAATGCCAGGAGAATTGTTAACGGATTGGACCGGGCAAGCCTCATCGCAAAATATTACAGATTGTTTTTAAATGCAATAAGAATTTCAAAAAAATAG
- a CDS encoding LexA family protein — MKKELNTQKIELIQPESSEQKYPYIGNVQAGFPSPADDFFHDYISLDELLVDHKETTFFARVSGSSMGNDFSDGDLLIIDKSLEWEENKIALCFIDGEFTLKRIKMNDGKCYLVPSNKDFPLFEVNYEQGVTIWGVVKYSIRKH, encoded by the coding sequence ATGAAAAAGGAGCTAAACACCCAAAAAATAGAACTTATTCAACCTGAGAGTTCTGAACAGAAGTACCCGTACATAGGTAATGTACAGGCTGGCTTCCCTTCTCCTGCGGATGACTTCTTTCATGACTATATAAGTCTGGATGAACTCCTGGTAGATCATAAGGAAACTACATTCTTTGCAAGGGTATCTGGCAGTTCTATGGGAAATGATTTTAGTGATGGGGATCTTCTGATTATTGATAAAAGCCTTGAGTGGGAAGAAAATAAAATCGCTCTCTGTTTTATCGATGGTGAATTTACATTGAAGCGTATTAAAATGAATGATGGTAAATGTTACCTGGTACCTTCTAATAAGGACTTCCCATTATTCGAGGTGAACTATGAACAGGGTGTGACTATATGGGGAGTGGTAAAGTATTCCATACGAAAACACTGA
- a CDS encoding Y-family DNA polymerase, with the protein MYALIDCNNFYASCERVFNPTLIGIPVVVLSNNDGCVIARSNEAKAIGIPMGAPAFEYEHRFRRYKVKVFSANFPLYGDMSRRVMSLLSNYSPHQEIYSIDECFLNLEGINVDLQKYGLEMKARIEKGTGIPISIGTAPTKALAKLANRIAKKFPNETGGSYVIDTEEKRIKALKWLKVEDIWGVGRKNAKKLYAIGAYKAIDFVNLSEAWVRKNMTITGLNLQKDLKGIPTIEMLEPEKKKSIGTSRTFETDLRSFDEVRERITTFTSMSAEKLREQNSFCKRLIVFIGTNPFKEHETQYYPSIQIKLPFPTNSTLELVKFAHEGLKQIFKNNLYYKRGGVLLTDFVDASVYQPSLFFNSDPKHKKLMEVIDKLNDKYHRDVVRLASQDERKHKMKQAHLSQHYTTDINEILTVEV; encoded by the coding sequence ATGTACGCACTTATAGACTGTAATAACTTTTACGCTTCCTGTGAAAGAGTATTCAATCCTACTCTAATCGGAATACCAGTTGTTGTTCTTAGTAACAATGATGGTTGTGTTATTGCACGGTCTAATGAAGCTAAAGCAATTGGCATACCTATGGGAGCACCTGCGTTCGAGTATGAGCATCGATTCCGAAGATACAAGGTTAAAGTGTTCTCGGCCAACTTCCCTCTCTATGGTGATATGAGCAGACGTGTTATGAGTCTGTTATCAAATTACAGTCCTCATCAGGAGATCTATTCTATTGATGAATGTTTCCTGAATCTGGAGGGAATTAATGTGGACCTGCAGAAGTATGGACTTGAAATGAAAGCAAGGATTGAAAAAGGTACCGGTATACCAATAAGTATTGGAACTGCTCCTACTAAAGCCCTGGCTAAACTGGCCAACAGGATTGCAAAGAAGTTTCCAAATGAGACTGGTGGTAGTTATGTCATTGATACGGAAGAGAAGCGCATTAAAGCTCTGAAATGGCTTAAGGTTGAGGATATATGGGGTGTAGGCAGAAAAAATGCTAAGAAGCTTTATGCTATTGGTGCTTATAAAGCTATTGACTTTGTGAATCTCTCTGAAGCCTGGGTAAGAAAGAATATGACCATTACCGGGTTGAACTTGCAAAAGGATCTGAAAGGTATTCCGACTATCGAAATGTTGGAGCCTGAAAAAAAGAAATCTATTGGTACTTCTAGAACATTCGAAACTGATCTTCGTTCTTTTGACGAAGTACGTGAACGTATAACCACTTTTACTTCTATGAGTGCCGAGAAATTACGAGAACAGAATTCTTTCTGTAAACGATTGATTGTTTTCATTGGTACCAATCCTTTTAAGGAGCATGAAACGCAGTATTACCCCTCTATACAGATTAAATTGCCTTTCCCGACTAACTCTACCCTTGAACTGGTGAAGTTTGCTCATGAAGGCTTAAAACAGATATTCAAAAATAACCTGTATTATAAACGGGGTGGGGTATTGCTGACTGATTTTGTTGATGCGAGTGTTTACCAGCCCTCACTTTTCTTTAATTCTGATCCAAAACACAAAAAACTGATGGAGGTAATCGATAAACTTAATGACAAGTATCATCGTGATGTTGTAAGGCTGGCTTCACAGGACGAGCGGAAGCATAAGATGAAACAGGCTCATCTCTCTCAACATTATACTACTGATATCAACGAAATACTTACAGTTGAGGTGTAG
- a CDS encoding DUF6266 family protein codes for MGTIKKGILGGFSGKVGTVVGASWKGIDYIRSLPASVRNPRTPGQVNQRNKFATVIKFLSKINPVIKVGFKDYTAKQTATNAAMSYNMLNAVTGDAGVYQLDFPKVMVSRGTLYNPSTADVMVSDGDVTAAWNVDIAGNGAMDDMSNVLVYNSTKDEAAISAEASDRAEGFAAVPYLDHWKGDQVEVFLAFTSADGKLVSDSMYLGQHEIPVI; via the coding sequence ATGGGTACTATTAAAAAAGGTATTCTCGGAGGGTTCTCCGGAAAAGTGGGCACCGTAGTTGGTGCAAGTTGGAAAGGAATTGACTATATCAGAAGTCTTCCTGCAAGTGTAAGAAATCCAAGAACACCGGGTCAGGTGAATCAACGGAACAAGTTTGCAACAGTTATTAAATTCTTATCAAAAATCAATCCTGTGATAAAGGTTGGGTTTAAGGATTATACCGCAAAACAAACGGCTACCAATGCTGCAATGTCTTACAACATGCTGAACGCTGTAACAGGTGATGCCGGTGTTTATCAGTTGGATTTTCCGAAGGTGATGGTTTCAAGAGGTACGCTTTACAATCCATCCACAGCTGATGTGATGGTTTCTGACGGTGATGTAACTGCAGCATGGAACGTGGATATTGCCGGTAACGGGGCGATGGACGACATGTCTAATGTACTGGTTTACAACAGCACAAAAGATGAGGCTGCTATTTCTGCTGAAGCAAGTGACAGAGCCGAAGGATTTGCTGCAGTGCCATATCTTGATCACTGGAAAGGCGATCAGGTGGAAGTGTTCCTGGCATTTACTTCTGCAGACGGGAAACTTGTTTCTGACAGTATGTATCTGGGACAGCATGAAATTCCTGTGATATGA
- a CDS encoding type I restriction endonuclease subunit R, EcoR124 family produces MIFTSEAEFENALIRELTKKGWEDNILKRPSEKDLLDNWANILFNNNQERDKLNGCPLTDGEMQQIIEQIVNLKTPLKLNGFINGKTVSIKRDNEDDKLHFGQEISLKIYDRLEIASGTSRYQIVQQPQYKSASRIMHDRRGDLMLLINGMPVIHIELKKTGVSVSQAYHQIEKYSKEGIFSGIFSLIQIFVAMEPNETKYFANPGPDGRFNKDYYFNWADFDNEPINNWKEIASTLLSIPMAHQLIGFYTVADTSDGVLKVMRSYQYYAANAISDKVTKTDWSNKNLLGGHIWHTTGSGKTMTSFKSAQLIANSKDADKVIFMMDRIELGTQSLTEYQGFADDNEEVQATENTGVLVTKLKSNDPSNTLIVTSIQKMSRIKLEEGGLNAHDIEIMNSKRIVFIIDEVHRSTFGDMLITIKETFPSALFFGFTGTPILSDNAEDTYSTANVIGDELHRYSIADGIRDKNVLGFDPYKVLTYKDRDLRREVALNEAKATDEEEAISNPVKKEVYYNFMNTSKVKMAGYLNSAGKYIKGIEDYLPKSQYLTSEHRSKVVKDIKDSWLTLSQNSKFHALFATNSIPEAIEYYKLIKNEIPGLKVSALFDSSIDNEEGVIYKEQGLIEIIEDYNKLFSMDFTLATHGKFKKDISVRLSHKEPYLRIEHTPEKQLDLLIVVNQMLTGFDSKWVNTLYLDKILEKANLIQAFSRTNRLFGPDKPFGTIKYYRKPHTMEQNIEKAFKLYSGDIPYTLFVQKLDYNLEMMNSVFAQIEYLFINAEVADFHNLPDDLTERGKFASLFKNLDSYLQAARIQGFNWGELTYKFGKGAGSKTITLDFDENTYLILALRYKELANGGGSVRTTDVPFEIVGHLTEINTDVIDTEYMNSRFTKYLNILRNEGADQAQIQHSLDELHRSFASLSKEEQKYANLFLNDVHRGAVKVDPEKNFRVYITEYMSKGKDDQIKSIVDALGVDEVLLREMMNTRITKDNINEYGRLDHLKNTLNMDKAKSYFEKIEKTSLPIFRVNIKAHHLLEKFITEGGFELND; encoded by the coding sequence ATGATCTTTACATCAGAAGCGGAATTTGAAAATGCCTTAATAAGGGAGTTGACAAAAAAAGGGTGGGAAGACAATATATTAAAAAGACCATCTGAAAAAGACTTGCTTGATAACTGGGCAAATATTCTTTTTAATAATAACCAAGAAAGGGATAAACTGAATGGTTGTCCGTTGACTGATGGGGAGATGCAACAGATTATTGAGCAAATAGTAAATTTGAAAACTCCCCTAAAGCTTAATGGATTTATTAACGGTAAAACTGTTTCAATTAAACGAGACAATGAGGATGATAAATTGCATTTTGGGCAGGAGATTAGTTTAAAGATTTATGATCGTCTTGAGATAGCTTCAGGAACTAGTAGGTATCAAATTGTACAACAACCACAGTATAAGTCTGCATCGAGAATAATGCACGATAGGAGAGGCGATTTAATGCTTCTTATTAATGGTATGCCGGTTATTCATATTGAGCTTAAAAAAACTGGTGTGTCTGTTAGCCAGGCATATCATCAAATAGAAAAGTATTCAAAAGAAGGGATTTTTAGCGGAATATTCTCATTGATTCAGATCTTTGTGGCTATGGAGCCCAACGAAACGAAGTATTTTGCTAATCCGGGTCCTGATGGTAGATTTAACAAAGACTATTATTTTAATTGGGCTGATTTTGATAATGAACCTATTAATAATTGGAAAGAGATTGCTTCGACCTTACTTTCCATACCTATGGCGCATCAATTAATTGGCTTCTACACTGTTGCAGACACATCTGATGGTGTATTGAAAGTAATGAGAAGTTATCAATATTATGCTGCAAATGCTATTTCTGATAAAGTTACAAAAACTGATTGGAGTAATAAGAATCTTTTAGGTGGTCATATTTGGCATACAACCGGTTCAGGAAAAACAATGACTAGCTTCAAGTCTGCTCAGTTAATTGCTAATTCTAAAGATGCGGATAAGGTTATATTTATGATGGATAGAATTGAGCTTGGTACTCAATCTCTTACAGAATATCAAGGTTTTGCAGATGACAATGAGGAGGTTCAAGCTACTGAAAATACTGGAGTGTTAGTTACCAAACTAAAAAGTAATGATCCTTCTAATACATTGATTGTAACTTCAATTCAAAAGATGTCGAGGATAAAATTGGAGGAAGGAGGACTTAATGCTCATGATATTGAAATAATGAATTCAAAAAGAATTGTTTTCATTATTGATGAGGTACATAGGTCCACTTTTGGTGATATGCTTATTACTATTAAAGAGACGTTCCCTTCCGCACTGTTCTTTGGCTTTACAGGCACTCCCATTTTATCTGATAACGCAGAAGATACATATTCAACTGCAAATGTGATTGGAGATGAGCTGCACAGGTATAGCATTGCAGATGGTATAAGGGATAAAAATGTTTTAGGTTTCGACCCTTATAAAGTACTAACTTATAAAGATAGAGATTTAAGAAGAGAAGTTGCTTTAAATGAAGCAAAAGCAACTGATGAGGAAGAAGCTATATCTAACCCTGTTAAAAAAGAGGTGTACTATAATTTTATGAATACCTCTAAAGTTAAGATGGCAGGCTATTTAAATAGTGCCGGTAAATATATAAAAGGGATTGAGGATTATCTTCCAAAATCACAATATCTTACGTCTGAGCATAGGAGTAAAGTGGTTAAAGATATAAAAGATAGTTGGCTGACTTTAAGCCAGAACAGTAAATTTCATGCTCTTTTTGCTACAAATAGTATACCGGAGGCAATTGAATATTATAAGTTGATAAAGAATGAGATCCCGGGCTTGAAAGTTAGTGCATTATTTGATTCTTCAATTGATAATGAAGAAGGTGTTATTTATAAAGAACAGGGTTTAATTGAAATTATTGAAGACTATAATAAGTTATTTAGTATGGATTTTACTCTTGCAACTCATGGTAAGTTCAAGAAGGATATTTCTGTACGTTTGTCGCACAAAGAACCTTATTTAAGAATAGAGCATACTCCAGAAAAACAGTTGGACTTGTTAATTGTAGTTAATCAAATGCTTACAGGATTCGACTCTAAATGGGTTAATACATTGTATCTGGACAAGATTTTAGAGAAAGCAAACTTAATACAAGCATTTTCAAGGACAAACAGACTGTTTGGTCCTGATAAGCCGTTTGGAACAATTAAGTATTATAGAAAGCCTCATACTATGGAGCAAAATATTGAGAAGGCTTTTAAACTTTACTCAGGTGATATACCTTATACATTGTTTGTTCAAAAACTAGATTATAATCTGGAGATGATGAACTCTGTATTTGCTCAAATTGAATATTTATTTATAAATGCAGAAGTAGCAGATTTCCATAATTTACCCGATGATCTCACTGAGAGAGGAAAATTTGCAAGCCTATTTAAAAATTTAGATAGTTATTTGCAAGCTGCCAGAATACAGGGATTTAATTGGGGTGAGCTGACTTATAAATTCGGTAAAGGAGCAGGTAGTAAAACTATAACATTAGATTTTGATGAAAACACTTACCTTATTTTAGCATTAAGATATAAAGAACTTGCAAATGGTGGGGGGAGCGTTAGAACAACAGATGTTCCGTTTGAAATTGTAGGCCATTTAACTGAGATAAATACAGATGTAATAGATACCGAGTATATGAATTCGCGGTTTACCAAGTATTTAAATATTCTCAGAAATGAAGGGGCAGATCAAGCTCAAATACAACACAGTTTAGATGAATTGCACAGATCATTTGCTTCTCTGTCCAAGGAGGAACAGAAGTATGCTAACCTGTTCTTAAATGATGTTCATAGAGGTGCTGTAAAGGTAGATCCGGAAAAGAACTTTAGAGTTTATATAACAGAATATATGTCTAAAGGAAAAGATGACCAGATAAAGAGTATTGTTGATGCTCTTGGAGTTGATGAAGTGTTATTACGTGAAATGATGAATACCAGAATCACAAAGGATAATATAAATGAGTACGGTAGGTTAGATCATCTCAAAAACACTTTAAATATGGACAAGGCTAAATCTTATTTTGAAAAAATTGAGAAGACGTCCTTACCTATTTTCAGAGTGAATATAAAAGCTCATCATTTATTAGAAAAGTTTATAACTGAGGGTGGTTTTGAATTAAATGATTAA